The Mesorhizobium sp. B2-8-5 genome segment CGGCGCCGCGTTCCGTTCGATTCACGAGCGCCACGGCGGCGTCGAAATCGGTCAGGTGCGCCGGCAGCGCGAGGACTGGCAGCGTGACGCCACGCGCGACCTGGCAAGCGGCAAGATCGGCGCTGCGATCGGCGCCTACGACGCGCAAGGCATGGTGCATCAGGCTGCAACGCGCGACGAGGCGCGAGCTGAACTCGTCGAACGCTGGGATCGCGACAGGCAGGCGCATCCAGAGGCGAGCCGGATCATTCTCACCCATACAAACGACGAGGTGCGCGCGCTCAACAAGGCGGCGCGCGAGCGGATGCGCGCCGCCGGAGATCTTGGCGACGAGGTTCAGGTGGAAGTGGAACGCGGTGCAAGAAACCTTGCAAGCGGCGACCGCGTCATGTTCCTGCGCAACGAGCGCGGGCTCGGCGTCAAGAACGGCACGCTCGGTGTGATCGAAGAGGTCAGCACACAGAGAATGGCCGTCCGCACCGACGACGGCAGGTCGGTGCGCTTTGACCTCAAAGACTATGCCCACATCGACCACGGCTATGCCGCGACTATTCATAAGGCCCAGGGCATGACCGTCGACCGCACCCACGTGCTGGCAACGCCGGGCATGGATGCACACGGCAGCTACGTCGGCCTGTCCCGGCATCGAGACGGGATGGACTTGCACTACGGCAGCGACGACTTCTCGACACGAGACCGGCTCGTCCGCACGCTGTCACGCGACCGCGCAAAGGATATGGCGTCGGATTACGAGCAGGTCGACCCGGCGCAGGTCTATGCTGAGCGACGCGGCATCACCTTCCGCCAGCGTGTGGTCGAGATCGTTTGCCGGCTTGTTCCGGAGAAGCTGCGCGACAGGATCGGCGGGCTGCTGGACGGGTTCCGCTCGCCCGGAGATGCCGAGCCCGGCCAGGACCGTGGGCTCAGGCCGGGAAGGGAAGATGTTGGCGCGCAAATCGCGGATGCCGGCCACGCGCCTGAAAGAGGGGCTTCCGTCACGGGAACGCAGCGCGAAACGGATGCGCCGGCGGACGCGGAAGCGGCGCTGCGCCGCGCTCGCACGAACGCGCTTGTGCGTCACGCGCGCGCGATAGATGCGATCCTGCGCACCGAAAATGTGGACGGGCAGGTCAGTCCTGAACAGACGCGCGAATTGAGGGACGCTCGCGACGCTTTCGAGAAGGTTCGTCCCTACGGCTGGCGCGATGCCGAAGCGGCCTATGTGAAAAGCCCCGAGCTTGTCCATGAGGCGGGCGCCGGCCGGGTCAACCGTGTCGTGCTTGCTCTCCAGCTTGAAACGGAAATCCGCACCGGACCGGACATCGATCCGGGCCGCCGGGCTGACCGGTTCGTGGAACGTTGGCAAAAGCTCGATCGCACGAGCCAGGGACAATACCAGGCCGGCGACATTTCCGGCTACAGGTCAACGCGCTCGGCCATGTCCGATATGGCCAAGAGCCTCGAACGCGATCCGCAGCTGGAATCCCTCCTTGCCAATCATAAGAAGGCACTTGGCATCCAGGTTGAATCCGGCCGGCGTCTGGGTGTGGAACTCGCGTTCAACCACGGCATCGGTCTGGGACGGGGGCGCGGCATCGGACTCTGACCCATCCGATTTGCCGCCGTTTCCACGTCACGTTACGACGCCGCGAGGATCCCTCTTGCACGCCCGTAGCTGCCTGTTCTGTTGGGCTCATCAGGTATCAGAAGCACCCAGCGGAAAGCAGGCCAGCCATGCCGGAACCCGACCGCATCATCCGCCTCAGAACCGTCCTTACCCGGACCGGGCTCTCCCGCTCAACCATGTATCGCAAGATTGCCGAAGGCACCTTTCCACCCCAAATCAAAATCAGCGTAAACGGTGCAGGATGGCGAGAGTCGGAAATCAATCGATGGGTAGAGAATCCCGCATCTTGGAGTCCGAGGCGAGAAAGTGATGAAATCCGATAAGTCCGGTTGCGAGAGGTGGCGAAATGAGAGTATCTATCGCATCATGAAATGCAATTTTCTGTGGAAAACGGAACCGAACCACCGGTATGATTTTGGATTGGGTAATTTTGCGGGTATCGACCATTACCCACACTGAAGATCTAATAATAAATTCAAATAGATAGTCGGAAGTTCGATTCCGCCTCTGGCACCATCCCCCCTTGGTCCGTTCCGGACACATGGGTTACGGTTTATACCGGAGACATGGGTAACACTTTTGGCCCGAAGGGGTTTTGGAGTGGTTCGAGCCTGCATGTCTCATCATCGAAGTATCCCAAATCATAGTCCATGAAGCTGGTCAGCCAGATATGGTCCTCGACCTGTTTGATGCCGACGGTCTGGCCGGCAAAGACGAGGCTGAGGTTGATCTTCCTGTGATTGTAACAGATGCGGCCGCAGGTGGTGACGGTGACGGCCTTGTCGTGAACCGGATAGTCGAGATCTGGCAGGCCGGCATAGGGCCGCGTTGAAGGTTGATAGCGCTCGGCTGGACAGTCCATGTCGAGCGCCTGATGCGGGCGTTCTGAATTGAACTCATCGATGAAGTCATCGAATCTGGCCTGCTGCTGAAGAAAGTTGGCGCCAGCCGGTTTGGTGGTTTCCTTCTTCAGGGTGAGGTGCATCCGCTCATGGCGCCCGTTCTGCTGCGGGCAGCCCGGTTTGATGCGCTCGATGTCGATGCCCAGGCGTAGCCACCAGACCGACAGCTTGCTGAGGTTGAACAGCGCATTGGGGCTGGCAAAGGGAACGCCATTGTCAGTCCTGATCGCACTGGGCAGGCCGAACTCCTTGAAAACGCTTTCGAACACGGTGAAGGCATAGGCCTCCTTGGTGGTCGACAGCGCCTCGCAGGCGATGAGATAACGGCTGGCGAAGTCGGTGATCGTCAGCGGATAGCAATAGCGCCGATCGGCGAGCATGAACTCGCCCTTGTAGTCGGCACACCAAAGATCGTTGGGGCGATAGCCGTTTGAAAGCGGTGTCCCCGTCGCCCTGTTGCGCCTTCGCTTGC includes the following:
- a CDS encoding helix-turn-helix transcriptional regulator encodes the protein MPEPDRIIRLRTVLTRTGLSRSTMYRKIAEGTFPPQIKISVNGAGWRESEINRWVENPASWSPRRESDEIR
- a CDS encoding IS481 family transposase; amino-acid sequence: MPWKDCNVMEERLKFIARLLDGEKMAVLCREFDISRKTGYKILTRYNDSGLEGLTDRSRRPYRHANQLPFQIEKLIVRLKQDKPTWGAPKIRERLARLYPDVHRPAISTVHAVLDRHGMVEHRKRRRNRATGTPLSNGYRPNDLWCADYKGEFMLADRRYCYPLTITDFASRYLIACEALSTTKEAYAFTVFESVFKEFGLPSAIRTDNGVPFASPNALFNLSKLSVWWLRLGIDIERIKPGCPQQNGRHERMHLTLKKETTKPAGANFLQQQARFDDFIDEFNSERPHQALDMDCPAERYQPSTRPYAGLPDLDYPVHDKAVTVTTCGRICYNHRKINLSLVFAGQTVGIKQVEDHIWLTSFMDYDLGYFDDETCRLEPLQNPFGPKVLPMSPV
- the traA gene encoding Ti-type conjugative transfer relaxase TraA, giving the protein MAIYHLHVKVIGRKAGSSAVASAAYRSASRLRDERIECSHDFSAKRGVVHSEVMLPEDAPEAWSDRERLWNDVEAFEVRRDAQLAREVEFALPRELSQAQGIELARDFVQAEFVSRGMVADLNVHWDRAEDGSPKPHAHVMLTMRSVDENGFGPKVRDWNSTELVERWRERWAELANERLAELDIDARIDHRSLEAQGIALEPQTQVGAPAQRIEGGGLDAAGIEADRAELHREIARDNGARIIADPSVALDAITHQQSTFTRKDIAKFAHRHSDGMEQFNEVMGAIANAPDLIELGKDGRGEDRFTTRQMIETEQRLHRAAERMAGAERHAVSDVVRETALARAAQRGLVLSDEQTDALDHITDGRGLGVVVGFAGTGKSAMMGVARQALAAAGYEVRGAALSGIAAENLESGSGISSRTIASMEHSWGQGRDLLTAHDVLVIDEAGMVGTRQLERVLSHAAEVGAKVVLVGDPQQLQAIEAGAAFRSIHERHGGVEIGQVRRQREDWQRDATRDLASGKIGAAIGAYDAQGMVHQAATRDEARAELVERWDRDRQAHPEASRIILTHTNDEVRALNKAARERMRAAGDLGDEVQVEVERGARNLASGDRVMFLRNERGLGVKNGTLGVIEEVSTQRMAVRTDDGRSVRFDLKDYAHIDHGYAATIHKAQGMTVDRTHVLATPGMDAHGSYVGLSRHRDGMDLHYGSDDFSTRDRLVRTLSRDRAKDMASDYEQVDPAQVYAERRGITFRQRVVEIVCRLVPEKLRDRIGGLLDGFRSPGDAEPGQDRGLRPGREDVGAQIADAGHAPERGASVTGTQRETDAPADAEAALRRARTNALVRHARAIDAILRTENVDGQVSPEQTRELRDARDAFEKVRPYGWRDAEAAYVKSPELVHEAGAGRVNRVVLALQLETEIRTGPDIDPGRRADRFVERWQKLDRTSQGQYQAGDISGYRSTRSAMSDMAKSLERDPQLESLLANHKKALGIQVESGRRLGVELAFNHGIGLGRGRGIGL